The following are from one region of the Melaminivora suipulveris genome:
- the hemF gene encoding oxygen-dependent coproporphyrinogen oxidase, whose protein sequence is MSEEVRSYLLSLQGRITDALEAVEGEGGARFRQDAWQRPPDSPLQGDGITRILEDGRVFERAGCGFSHVSGPQLPPSATQHRPELAGAPFEAMGVSLVFHPRNPYVPTVHMNVRMISAAQPGGEPVCWFGGGMDLTPYYGFDEDAQHFHRTCRDALAPFGDELYPRFKTWCDAYFHLKHRDEQRGVGGIFFDDFSELGFARSFAMLQSVGDAFLGAYLPIVQRRVDTPYGERERDFQLYRRGRYVEFNLVWDRGTHFGLQSGGRTESILLSMPPLASWSYRREDPPGSPEARLKEHFLQGRDWL, encoded by the coding sequence ATGAGCGAAGAAGTCCGTAGCTACCTCTTAAGCCTGCAAGGCCGCATCACCGATGCTCTCGAAGCCGTGGAAGGCGAGGGCGGCGCGCGCTTTCGCCAGGACGCCTGGCAGCGCCCGCCGGATTCGCCCCTGCAGGGCGACGGCATCACGCGCATTCTGGAGGACGGGCGCGTCTTCGAGCGCGCCGGCTGCGGTTTTTCGCACGTCAGCGGCCCGCAGCTGCCGCCGTCGGCCACGCAGCACCGGCCGGAGCTGGCCGGCGCGCCTTTCGAGGCCATGGGCGTCTCGCTGGTCTTCCACCCGCGCAACCCGTACGTGCCCACGGTGCACATGAACGTGCGCATGATCTCCGCCGCGCAGCCGGGCGGCGAGCCCGTGTGCTGGTTCGGCGGCGGCATGGATCTGACGCCGTACTACGGCTTCGATGAGGACGCGCAGCACTTCCACCGAACGTGCCGCGATGCCCTGGCGCCCTTTGGCGACGAGCTGTACCCGCGCTTCAAGACCTGGTGCGATGCGTACTTCCACCTGAAGCACCGCGATGAGCAGCGCGGCGTGGGCGGCATCTTCTTCGACGATTTCTCCGAACTGGGCTTTGCTCGCAGCTTTGCCATGCTGCAAAGCGTGGGCGACGCGTTCCTGGGCGCCTACCTGCCCATCGTGCAGCGGCGCGTGGACACGCCCTATGGCGAGCGCGAGCGCGACTTTCAGCTCTACCGGCGCGGGCGCTACGTCGAGTTCAACCTGGTGTGGGACCGCGGCACGCACTTTGGCCTGCAGTCGGGCGGGCGCACCGAGTCCATCTTGCTGTCCATGCCGCCGCTGGCATCCTGGAGCTACCGGCGCGAAGACCCGCCAGGCTCGCCCGAGGCGCGCCTGAAAGAGCACTTCCTGCAGGGCCGCGACTGGCTCTGA
- a CDS encoding Maf family protein, giving the protein MSQFFIYLASQSPRRSQLLTQIGVRHEVLLANAAGDAPEDAEAIEAVLPGEAPSDYVQRVTRLKLDAAVQRHARRGLPPAPILCADTTVALGSAILGKPADAQDAARMLGLLAGREHTVLTAVALQCGERRAAALSVSSVHFADMTREQIVAYVATGEPLGKAGAYGIQGHAAMHVRSIEGSYSGIMGLPLFETAALLRALGPAGALPLST; this is encoded by the coding sequence ATGTCGCAGTTTTTCATCTACCTGGCGTCGCAAAGCCCGCGCCGCAGCCAGCTGCTGACGCAGATCGGCGTGCGCCACGAGGTGTTGCTGGCCAACGCGGCTGGCGACGCGCCCGAGGACGCTGAAGCCATCGAAGCCGTTCTGCCCGGCGAAGCTCCGAGCGACTACGTGCAGCGCGTGACTCGGCTGAAGCTCGATGCCGCCGTGCAGCGCCACGCGCGCCGCGGACTGCCGCCTGCGCCCATCCTGTGCGCGGATACCACCGTCGCGCTGGGCAGCGCCATCCTGGGCAAGCCCGCCGACGCGCAGGACGCCGCGCGCATGCTGGGCCTGCTGGCGGGGCGCGAGCACACGGTGTTGACGGCTGTGGCGCTGCAGTGCGGCGAGCGGCGCGCCGCTGCGCTGTCGGTGTCGAGCGTGCATTTCGCCGATATGACGCGCGAGCAGATCGTCGCCTACGTCGCCACCGGCGAGCCGCTGGGCAAGGCGGGGGCTTACGGCATCCAGGGTCACGCTGCGATGCACGTGCGCAGCATTGAAGGCAGCTACTCGGGGATCATGGGCCTGCCGCTGTTCGAAACCGCGGCGTTGCTGCGGGCGCTGGGCCCGGCTGGCGCGCTGCCTCTGTCTACCTGA
- a CDS encoding YebC/PmpR family DNA-binding transcriptional regulator has protein sequence MAGHSKWANIQHRKGRQDEKRGKVWTRIIREIMVAARQGGGDPAANPRLRLAVDKARAANMPADNIKRNIDKATGNLEGVHYEEIRYEGYGIGGAAIIVDTMTDNRVRTVAEVRHAFSKHGGNMGTEGSVAFQFKHVGQLIFAPGANEDQVMEVALEAGAEDVITGDDGAIEVLTAPGDFEAVKDALVAAALEPDLAEVTMRAENTVALEGDDAQRMQKLLDVLEDLDDVQDVYHNAEL, from the coding sequence GTGGCAGGACACAGCAAATGGGCCAACATCCAGCATCGCAAGGGCCGCCAGGACGAAAAGCGCGGCAAGGTCTGGACGCGCATCATCCGCGAGATCATGGTCGCCGCGCGCCAGGGCGGCGGTGACCCGGCCGCCAATCCGCGCCTGCGCCTGGCGGTGGACAAGGCGCGCGCGGCCAACATGCCGGCCGACAACATCAAGCGCAACATCGACAAGGCCACCGGCAACCTGGAGGGCGTCCACTACGAGGAGATCCGCTACGAAGGCTATGGCATCGGCGGCGCGGCCATCATCGTCGACACCATGACCGACAACCGCGTGCGCACCGTGGCCGAGGTGCGCCACGCCTTCTCCAAACACGGCGGCAACATGGGCACGGAAGGCTCGGTGGCCTTCCAGTTCAAGCACGTGGGCCAGCTCATTTTTGCCCCCGGCGCCAACGAGGACCAGGTCATGGAAGTGGCGCTGGAGGCCGGCGCCGAGGACGTCATCACCGGCGACGACGGCGCCATCGAGGTGCTCACCGCACCCGGCGACTTCGAGGCCGTCAAGGACGCGCTCGTCGCCGCCGCTCTAGAGCCGGACCTGGCCGAAGTCACCATGCGCGCCGAGAACACCGTCGCGCTGGAAGGCGACGACGCGCAGCGCATGCAAAAACTCCTGGACGTGCTCGAAGACCTCGACGACGTGCAGGACGTCTACCACAACGCCGAACTCTGA
- a CDS encoding AI-2E family transporter, with protein MPRSDLSPSAGANATPPGASARGEQPMLLASAPSLRFMVGLVIAALIITGLYAGRTILVPLALAFLLSFVLDPLVVRLKRLGLPRLPAVLLVVVATLSVLGVTAVFVTNEARVLSEQLPSYQTTIRKKLRSLAQELRAPGMFEGAKRTLDIVQSEVEAATPAPGSSRKSRGGTVQQVQVQPRELSPAQQALAAFDALKRPLTDAGLVLVFVVFILLDRVDLRDRLLRLLGANLHRATDAMDEAGDRISRYLIMQLMVNVSYGIPMALGLWAIGVPGAFLWGALAGLMRFVPYAGPFIAALFPLTLAFAVSPGWELVLWTVALIVLLELISNNVIEPWLYGSSTGLSILSLIVAATFWATLWGPVGLIMSTPLTVCLLVVGRYLPQLAFLDVLLGSQPVLDEPTRIYQRLLAGDPEEAIELSVTQIEALKGSVPTFYGQVALPVLRMAMGDHMRVATPEHRLRLFQGMDALLDDLQEQFPPPAATIPAVQQQPIVCLGGKWELDHIAARMAAHALALQGWPAQTRSFGTLTAEHLDELALDDAQIVCVVWLANEPVAAARHFCRRLHRRWPHVRIVLALWGEPLEPLTEQDAAQALGAEAVALSLAETVARVGELQGGHLQDAFEEAPIPEDDAERVQALLASGVLHSDRVRQACLHTAKRAADIFDMPQAMVSLVDGEHQIALCSHGQLVAGDGLAGRERDDAQAGPARMPRRLSLCAHVVAQRQAMVVPDVARDARFAGNPALRERGVRFYAGAPLRDAAGHVLGSLCLLDVRPRAFDARELRLMQAMADDLMAVWGEDSEAAGAAPGPVPAPPAAPASATVGQVVP; from the coding sequence ATGCCCCGTAGCGACCTTTCTCCCAGCGCCGGCGCGAACGCCACGCCGCCAGGCGCCAGCGCGCGCGGGGAGCAGCCCATGCTGTTGGCGTCCGCGCCCAGCCTGCGCTTCATGGTGGGCCTGGTCATCGCCGCGCTGATCATCACCGGCCTGTACGCCGGGCGCACCATCCTGGTGCCGCTGGCGCTGGCATTCCTGCTCAGTTTCGTGCTCGACCCGCTGGTGGTGCGTCTCAAGCGCCTGGGCCTGCCGCGCCTGCCGGCGGTGCTGCTGGTCGTGGTGGCGACGCTGTCGGTGCTGGGTGTGACGGCGGTGTTCGTGACCAACGAGGCGCGCGTGCTCAGCGAACAGCTGCCGTCCTACCAGACCACCATCCGCAAGAAACTGCGCAGCCTGGCGCAGGAGCTGCGCGCGCCGGGCATGTTCGAGGGCGCCAAGCGCACGCTGGACATCGTGCAAAGCGAGGTCGAGGCGGCCACGCCCGCGCCAGGCAGCAGCCGCAAGAGCCGCGGCGGCACGGTGCAGCAGGTGCAGGTGCAGCCGCGCGAGCTGTCGCCGGCGCAGCAGGCGCTGGCGGCGTTCGACGCGCTCAAGCGGCCGCTGACCGACGCCGGCCTGGTGCTGGTGTTCGTGGTCTTCATCCTGCTCGACCGCGTGGACCTGCGCGACCGGCTCTTGCGCCTGCTGGGCGCCAACCTGCACCGCGCCACCGACGCCATGGACGAGGCCGGCGACCGCATCTCGCGCTACCTGATCATGCAGCTCATGGTCAACGTGAGCTATGGCATCCCCATGGCGCTGGGCCTGTGGGCCATCGGCGTGCCTGGCGCCTTCCTGTGGGGTGCGCTGGCCGGGCTGATGCGCTTCGTGCCTTACGCCGGGCCGTTCATCGCCGCGTTGTTTCCGCTCACGCTGGCATTCGCGGTCAGCCCGGGGTGGGAGCTGGTGCTGTGGACGGTGGCGCTGATCGTGCTGCTGGAGCTGATCAGCAACAACGTCATAGAGCCCTGGCTGTACGGCAGCAGCACCGGCTTGTCCATCCTGTCGCTGATCGTCGCCGCCACCTTCTGGGCCACGCTGTGGGGCCCCGTGGGACTGATCATGTCCACGCCGCTCACGGTGTGCCTGCTGGTGGTCGGCCGCTACCTGCCCCAGCTGGCCTTCCTGGACGTGCTGCTGGGCAGCCAGCCGGTGCTGGACGAGCCCACGCGCATCTACCAGCGCCTGCTGGCCGGCGACCCGGAAGAGGCCATCGAGCTGAGCGTGACGCAGATCGAGGCGCTCAAGGGCTCGGTGCCCACGTTCTACGGGCAGGTGGCGCTGCCGGTGCTGCGCATGGCCATGGGCGACCACATGCGCGTGGCCACGCCCGAGCATCGCCTGCGGCTGTTCCAGGGCATGGACGCGCTGCTGGACGATCTGCAGGAGCAGTTTCCGCCGCCCGCCGCAACCATTCCGGCTGTGCAGCAGCAACCCATCGTCTGCCTGGGCGGCAAATGGGAGCTGGACCACATCGCCGCGCGCATGGCCGCGCACGCGCTGGCGCTGCAGGGCTGGCCGGCGCAGACGCGCTCGTTCGGAACGCTCACCGCGGAGCACCTGGATGAGCTGGCGCTGGACGACGCGCAGATCGTCTGCGTGGTCTGGCTGGCCAACGAACCGGTGGCCGCGGCGCGGCACTTCTGCCGCCGCCTGCACAGGCGCTGGCCGCATGTGCGCATCGTGCTGGCGCTGTGGGGCGAACCCCTGGAGCCGCTGACCGAGCAGGATGCCGCGCAGGCGCTGGGGGCCGAGGCGGTGGCGCTGTCGCTGGCCGAGACCGTGGCACGCGTGGGCGAGTTGCAGGGCGGCCATCTGCAGGACGCATTCGAGGAGGCGCCCATCCCCGAGGACGACGCCGAACGCGTGCAGGCGCTGCTGGCCAGCGGCGTGCTGCACAGCGACCGCGTGCGCCAGGCCTGCCTGCACACCGCCAAGCGCGCCGCCGACATCTTCGACATGCCGCAGGCCATGGTGTCGCTGGTGGACGGCGAGCACCAGATCGCGCTGTGCAGCCACGGGCAGCTGGTGGCCGGCGACGGCCTGGCCGGCCGGGAGCGCGACGACGCGCAGGCCGGGCCGGCGCGCATGCCGCGGCGGCTGTCGCTGTGCGCCCATGTGGTGGCGCAGCGCCAGGCCATGGTGGTGCCCGACGTGGCGCGCGATGCACGCTTTGCCGGCAACCCGGCGCTGCGCGAGCGCGGCGTGCGCTTTTACGCCGGCGCGCCGCTGCGCGATGCGGCCGGGCATGTGCTGGGCTCGCTGTGCCTGCTGGACGTGCGCCCGCGCGCCTTCGACGCGCGCGAGCTGCGCCTGATGCAGGCCATGGCCGACGACCTCATGGCGGTGTGGGGCGAGGACAGCGAGGCGGCTGGCGCAGCGCCCGGCCCGGTACCCGCGCCGCCTGCGGCGCCGGCATCGGCAACGGTGGGGCAGGTTGTGCCCTGA
- the purD gene encoding phosphoribosylamine--glycine ligase has translation MKILVIGGGGREHALAWKIAQSPKASRVYVAPGNGGTALSPKLENVPVTDVRALREWAQEQKINLTVVGPEAPLAAGVVDEFRAHGLRIFGPTQAAAQLESSKAFSKAFMRRHGIPTADYDTFTDPAAAHAFVDRLGVPIVVKADGLAAGKGVVVAMALQEAHAAIDHMLQGDGARVVIEQYLHGEEASFIVLCDGRDVVALATSQDHKRLKDGDAGPNTGGMGAYSPAPVVTADVHARAMREVILPTVRGMEKDGIPYTGFLYAGLMIDGEGHPKTLEFNCRMGDPETQPILMRLKSDLVDLLNAAVDGKLEQVELQWDRRTALGVVMAAHGYPDAPRQGDAITGIPPEADDAMVFHAGTRLEEDGTLRTSGGRVLCVTSLADNVRQAQQRAYEVVHAIHFDGAQWRGDIGHRAVK, from the coding sequence ATGAAGATTCTCGTCATCGGCGGCGGCGGCCGCGAGCATGCGCTGGCCTGGAAGATCGCCCAGTCGCCCAAGGCGTCGCGCGTCTACGTGGCGCCGGGCAACGGCGGCACGGCCCTGAGCCCGAAGCTTGAGAACGTGCCCGTCACCGACGTGCGCGCGCTGCGCGAGTGGGCGCAGGAGCAAAAGATCAACCTCACCGTGGTCGGCCCCGAGGCGCCGCTGGCGGCCGGCGTGGTCGATGAATTCCGCGCGCACGGCCTGCGCATCTTCGGCCCGACCCAGGCTGCGGCGCAGCTGGAGAGCTCCAAGGCGTTTTCCAAGGCTTTCATGCGCCGCCACGGCATTCCCACCGCGGACTACGACACCTTCACCGACCCCGCCGCGGCACATGCCTTCGTGGACCGCCTGGGCGTGCCCATCGTCGTCAAGGCCGATGGCCTGGCCGCCGGCAAGGGCGTGGTCGTCGCCATGGCGCTGCAGGAGGCGCACGCAGCCATCGACCACATGCTGCAAGGCGACGGCGCGCGCGTGGTCATCGAGCAATACCTGCACGGCGAGGAGGCCAGCTTCATCGTGCTGTGCGACGGCAGGGACGTCGTGGCCCTGGCGACCAGCCAGGATCACAAGCGCCTGAAGGACGGCGATGCGGGCCCCAACACCGGCGGCATGGGCGCGTATTCGCCCGCGCCGGTGGTCACCGCCGACGTGCACGCGCGCGCCATGCGCGAGGTCATCCTGCCCACCGTGCGCGGCATGGAAAAGGACGGCATTCCGTACACCGGGTTTCTCTACGCCGGCCTGATGATCGACGGCGAGGGTCACCCCAAGACGCTGGAGTTCAACTGCCGCATGGGCGACCCCGAGACACAGCCCATCCTGATGCGCCTGAAATCCGACCTGGTCGACCTGCTGAATGCTGCCGTGGACGGCAAGCTGGAGCAGGTGGAATTGCAATGGGACCGGCGCACCGCCCTGGGCGTGGTCATGGCCGCGCATGGCTACCCGGATGCGCCGCGCCAGGGCGACGCCATCACCGGCATCCCGCCCGAGGCCGACGACGCCATGGTCTTCCACGCCGGTACGCGGCTGGAGGAGGACGGCACGCTGCGCACCAGCGGCGGGCGCGTGCTGTGCGTCACGAGCTTGGCCGACAACGTGCGCCAGGCGCAGCAGCGCGCCTACGAGGTGGTGCACGCCATCCATTTCGACGGCGCGCAGTGGCGCGGCGACATCGGCCACCGGGCGGTGAAATAG
- the upp gene encoding uracil phosphoribosyltransferase: MSKVHLIDHPLVQHKLTLMRRKDASTNSFRRLLGELSTLMAYEVTRDMPLQDIQVETPLETMTGKVIDGKKLVLVSILRAGNGFLDGMLNVVPGARVGHIGLYRDPQTLQPVEYYFKMPSEMHERDIIVVDPMLATGNSAAAAVARLKQLEPRSIKFVCLLAAPEGIATLQGAHPDVPVYTAAVDRELNDHGYILPGLGDAGDRIFGTK; the protein is encoded by the coding sequence ATGAGCAAGGTTCACCTCATCGACCATCCCCTGGTGCAGCACAAGCTGACCCTGATGCGCCGCAAGGACGCCAGCACCAACAGCTTTCGCCGCCTGCTGGGCGAACTCTCCACCCTGATGGCCTATGAGGTGACGCGCGACATGCCGCTGCAGGACATCCAGGTGGAGACGCCCCTGGAGACCATGACCGGCAAGGTCATCGACGGCAAGAAGCTGGTGCTGGTATCCATCCTGCGCGCCGGCAACGGCTTTCTGGACGGCATGCTCAACGTGGTGCCTGGCGCGCGCGTCGGCCACATCGGCCTGTACCGCGACCCGCAAACGCTGCAGCCGGTGGAGTACTACTTCAAGATGCCGTCCGAGATGCACGAGCGCGACATCATCGTCGTCGACCCGATGCTCGCCACCGGCAACTCGGCCGCCGCGGCCGTGGCGCGCCTGAAGCAACTGGAGCCCCGTTCCATCAAATTCGTTTGCCTGCTGGCCGCGCCCGAGGGCATCGCCACGCTGCAGGGCGCGCACCCGGATGTGCCCGTCTACACCGCCGCCGTGGACCGCGAGCTGAACGACCACGGCTACATCCTGCCCGGCCTGGGCGACGCGGGCGACCGCATCTTCGGCACCAAATAA
- the rlmH gene encoding 23S rRNA (pseudouridine(1915)-N(3))-methyltransferase RlmH: MKLLIVAVGQRVPDWAQVAYDDYAKRFPPELKVELRAVKTEPRGSKSLEALYAAERERIEAAIASGAGRGTRVVALDERGTSLGTRALAARLKDWQLQGSDVALLIGGPDGLDPALRQAAHERIRLSDLTLPHAMVRVLLIEQLYRAWSVNAGHPYHRE; this comes from the coding sequence ATGAAGCTGCTGATCGTCGCCGTCGGCCAGCGGGTGCCCGACTGGGCGCAGGTGGCTTACGACGATTACGCCAAGCGCTTCCCACCCGAGCTCAAAGTCGAGCTGCGCGCCGTCAAGACCGAGCCGCGCGGCTCCAAGAGCCTGGAGGCGCTGTACGCCGCCGAGCGCGAGCGCATCGAGGCGGCGATCGCCTCGGGGGCCGGGCGCGGCACGCGCGTGGTGGCACTGGACGAGCGCGGCACCAGCCTGGGCACCAGGGCGCTGGCGGCGCGGCTCAAGGACTGGCAGTTGCAGGGTAGCGACGTGGCGCTGCTCATAGGCGGGCCCGACGGGCTGGACCCCGCGCTGCGCCAGGCCGCGCACGAGCGCATCCGCCTGTCCGATTTGACCCTGCCGCACGCCATGGTGCGCGTGCTGCTGATCGAGCAGCTGTACCGCGCCTGGTCGGTCAATGCCGGCCATCCTTACCATCGCGAATGA
- the rsfS gene encoding ribosome silencing factor, whose amino-acid sequence MTTSTRSETAAKRDVTKLQRAIVDGLEDVKAQDIQVFNTEHLSPLFERVVVATGTSNRQTKALAASVRDAVREAGFSKPRTEGEDNGEWIIVDCGQAVVHVMQPAIRQYYRLEEIWGEKPVRLKLGAAKPRKVSASEDASAPAAAPAKKAAARKTAAASADKAPAARKTTGVKAPAKKAAATSTPATKAAGKTAARKTTAAGASAATTKSPARKAAPKTVVVNKPAAKKTPAKKAAAKKAAPAKAAARKA is encoded by the coding sequence ATGACCACTTCCACCCGATCGGAAACCGCCGCCAAGCGCGACGTCACCAAACTCCAGCGCGCCATCGTCGATGGCCTGGAGGACGTCAAGGCGCAGGACATCCAGGTCTTCAACACCGAGCACCTGTCGCCACTGTTCGAGCGCGTGGTGGTGGCCACCGGCACCTCCAACCGCCAGACCAAGGCGCTGGCCGCCAGCGTGCGCGACGCAGTGCGCGAGGCCGGCTTTTCCAAGCCGCGCACCGAGGGCGAGGACAACGGCGAATGGATCATCGTGGACTGTGGCCAGGCCGTGGTGCACGTCATGCAGCCTGCCATCCGCCAGTACTACCGCCTGGAGGAGATCTGGGGCGAAAAGCCGGTGCGCCTGAAACTGGGTGCGGCCAAGCCGCGCAAGGTGTCGGCATCCGAGGATGCTTCCGCGCCCGCTGCCGCCCCGGCGAAGAAGGCCGCCGCGCGCAAGACCGCCGCTGCCAGCGCCGACAAGGCACCGGCTGCGCGCAAGACGACAGGCGTCAAGGCGCCGGCCAAGAAGGCCGCGGCTACCAGCACGCCCGCCACCAAGGCGGCGGGCAAGACCGCTGCCAGGAAGACGACCGCTGCCGGTGCATCCGCGGCAACGACGAAGTCGCCCGCCCGGAAGGCCGCCCCCAAGACCGTAGTGGTGAACAAGCCCGCCGCCAAGAAGACTCCCGCGAAGAAGGCCGCAGCCAAGAAAGCGGCGCCGGCCAAGGCCGCCGCGCGCAAGGCCTGA
- a CDS encoding helicase HerA-like domain-containing protein yields MAPPLLIARNAQTECHLLPQLANRHGLITGATGTGKTVTLQTLAEQFSGIGVPVFMADVKGDLTGISQRGSIGEKMAAVLAERGVPQPEPIACPTTLWDVFGQQGHPVRATISDMGPLLLGRMLALNETQMGVLNLVFKIADDQGLLLLDLKDLRAMVQHVGDNARQFTTEYGNVSSASIGAIQRALLQIDSQGGDQFFGEPMLDIDDLLQTEGGLGVVNILAADRLMNAPRLYATFLLWLLSELFERLPEIGDPEKPKLVFFFDEAHLLFADAPKVLVERIELVVRLVRSKGVGVYFVTQNPLDIPDSVLAQLGNRVQHALRAFTPRDQKAVKATASTMRPKAGLNIEAAITELAVGEALVSLLDAKGRPSETERAYVIPPGSQIGPITAEQRRALMQNSLVAGRYDQAVDRESAYEILRARAGNSAAAPAGGAAEAGGIKSGLNDLLFGTTGPRGGKKDGLVQTMAKSAMRTMGTGLGREILRGVLGGLMGGGKKR; encoded by the coding sequence ATGGCCCCACCTTTGCTCATCGCCCGCAACGCCCAGACCGAGTGCCATCTGCTGCCCCAGCTGGCCAACCGCCACGGCCTGATCACCGGCGCCACCGGCACCGGCAAGACGGTAACGCTGCAGACACTGGCCGAGCAGTTCTCCGGCATCGGCGTGCCGGTCTTCATGGCCGACGTCAAGGGCGACCTCACCGGCATCAGCCAGCGCGGCAGCATCGGCGAGAAGATGGCCGCCGTGCTGGCCGAACGCGGCGTGCCACAGCCCGAGCCCATCGCCTGCCCCACCACGCTGTGGGATGTCTTCGGCCAGCAGGGCCACCCGGTGCGCGCCACCATCTCGGACATGGGCCCGCTGCTGCTGGGGCGCATGCTGGCGCTCAACGAGACGCAGATGGGCGTTTTGAACCTGGTGTTCAAGATCGCCGACGATCAGGGCCTGCTGCTGCTGGACTTGAAGGACCTGCGCGCCATGGTGCAGCACGTGGGCGACAACGCCCGCCAGTTCACCACCGAGTACGGCAACGTCAGCAGCGCCAGCATCGGCGCCATCCAGCGCGCGTTGCTGCAAATCGACAGCCAAGGTGGCGATCAGTTCTTCGGCGAGCCCATGCTGGACATCGACGACCTGCTGCAGACCGAGGGCGGCCTGGGCGTGGTCAACATCCTGGCCGCCGACCGGCTGATGAACGCGCCGCGCCTGTACGCGACGTTTTTGCTGTGGCTGCTGTCCGAGCTGTTCGAGCGCCTGCCCGAGATCGGCGATCCGGAAAAACCCAAGCTGGTGTTCTTCTTCGACGAGGCGCACCTGCTGTTTGCCGACGCGCCCAAGGTGCTCGTCGAGCGCATCGAGCTGGTCGTGCGCCTGGTGCGCTCCAAGGGCGTGGGCGTGTATTTCGTGACGCAGAACCCGCTGGACATTCCCGACAGCGTGCTGGCCCAGCTGGGCAACCGCGTGCAGCACGCGCTGCGGGCGTTTACGCCGCGCGACCAGAAGGCCGTCAAGGCGACGGCCAGCACCATGCGCCCCAAGGCGGGCTTGAACATCGAGGCCGCCATCACCGAACTGGCGGTGGGCGAGGCGCTGGTCAGCCTGCTGGACGCCAAGGGCCGCCCGAGCGAGACCGAGCGCGCCTACGTCATCCCGCCGGGCAGCCAGATCGGCCCCATCACGGCCGAGCAGCGGCGCGCGCTGATGCAAAACTCGCTGGTCGCCGGACGCTACGACCAGGCGGTGGATCGCGAATCGGCCTACGAAATCCTGCGCGCGCGCGCCGGCAACTCCGCTGCCGCGCCCGCTGGCGGCGCAGCCGAAGCGGGCGGCATCAAGAGCGGGCTGAACGACCTGCTGTTCGGCACCACCGGCCCGCGCGGCGGCAAGAAGGACGGCCTGGTGCAGACCATGGCCAAGTCGGCGATGCGCACCATGGGCACCGGCCTGGGCCGCGAAATCCTGCGCGGCGTGCTGGGCGGGCTGATGGGCGGCGGCAAGAAGCGTTGA
- a CDS encoding enoyl-CoA hydratase-related protein: MHDLTCFSLDITDRVAHLVLNRPDELNTMNATFWRELDQLLERLNRSGEARALVLSSTGRHFSAGMALETFGGAISLDDSSPEGRAAIFDLLGGMQSTFSRLDSLRMPVIAAIQGGCVGGGLDLVAAACIRHATRDAFFCIQEINIGMVADVGSLQRLPKLMPMGLLKELAYTGRRLSAERALACGLVTELFDSHDALVQGALQCAREAAAKPPVAVWGSKQALNYARDHSVEDGLRQMGWLQSAIWSNRHVREAVTAMQERRNAQFPDLAPLKPFIES; the protein is encoded by the coding sequence ATGCATGACCTGACCTGCTTTTCCCTGGACATCACCGACCGCGTGGCGCACCTGGTGCTCAACCGCCCGGACGAGCTGAACACCATGAACGCCACCTTCTGGCGCGAGCTGGACCAGCTGCTGGAGCGCCTGAACCGCAGCGGCGAAGCGCGCGCCCTGGTCCTCAGCAGCACCGGGCGGCACTTCAGCGCCGGCATGGCGCTGGAGACCTTCGGCGGCGCCATCAGCCTGGACGACTCCAGTCCCGAGGGCCGCGCCGCCATCTTCGACCTGCTGGGCGGCATGCAGTCCACCTTCAGCCGGCTGGACAGCTTGCGCATGCCGGTCATCGCCGCCATCCAGGGCGGCTGCGTCGGCGGTGGGCTGGATCTGGTGGCGGCCGCGTGCATCCGCCATGCCACGCGCGACGCGTTCTTTTGCATCCAGGAGATCAACATCGGCATGGTGGCCGACGTCGGCTCGCTGCAGCGCCTGCCCAAACTCATGCCCATGGGCCTGCTCAAGGAGCTGGCCTATACCGGCCGGCGCCTGAGCGCCGAGCGCGCGCTGGCCTGCGGCCTGGTGACCGAGCTGTTTGACTCGCACGACGCCCTGGTGCAGGGCGCGCTGCAGTGCGCCCGCGAGGCCGCCGCCAAGCCGCCCGTGGCCGTGTGGGGCAGCAAGCAGGCGCTGAACTACGCGCGCGACCACAGCGTGGAGGACGGCCTGCGCCAGATGGGCTGGCTGCAGAGCGCCATCTGGAGCAACCGCCACGTGCGCGAGGCGGTGACCGCGATGCAGGAGCGGCGCAACGCGCAGTTCCCCGACCTGGCGCCGCTCAAGCCCTTCATCGAATCATGA